The Rhododendron vialii isolate Sample 1 chromosome 3a, ASM3025357v1 nucleotide sequence TGATTGAGAATCCCCAAAATGTCAATCCCTTGCTGAAATTTAATATTATTATATCGTTCCAAGCTTCTTCTTgaaatatatatagaaaattgttttttcttttgattaagATGAAAAAAATCTGCTGTAAAATAGAATTTCTTAAATAAGTCCAAAGATGGTAGTATGTCATTGCCAGATCATTTTAATAGACTTTCAGTGTAACGTCTACTTGTAAATAACGTCCTTCTAATGTTTCTAAAGAATCTTGTTTCATTTATCTTTTTACTCCTATTTTGGAAAAAAGGAtctcttttattttaattatccTTTTTTTGTgggccacaaaaaaaaaaagaagctaatcTGGCATGAGAAACTTTAGGCATCAAAGCCCGGCCATCCCTTGTTGAAAAAGCACTCGACTTGCGAACAgggcaggagagagagagagagagaaaaaaaaaaaaccatcatcATTCCAAAAGCAGAAGCCCCAAAAAAgatctctagagagagaggaaaaaaaagataaagagaaAGGATTCGAGGTAGAagaaggggtttttttttcagaaatcaagAAGATGCAAACAACCCAGAGGCAAGGAGGCAGCGAGCAGCTACAAACACTGATGCAGCAGACACAGATATCCTCAGGGCCGCCGCCGCCGCAGCCGCAGCTGCATCAGCAAATCTCTGGAACTCTAAGCTTCAATGGAACTCTATCGAAGGAAGATGAAGAGATGTCCAAGTCGGCCCTGTCCACTTTCAGGGCCAAGGAGGAGGAGatcgagaagaagaagatggaggtaAAGGAGAAAGTCCAGCTCCAGCTCGGCCGGATCGAGGAAGAGACCAGACGCTTAGCTAACATTCGCGAGGTATGGTTCTTGTACGGAGGAAGTATGTTGAAAGTGTTGTTGCAGGACGATAAACTGAAGGGTTTTGAGGGTAGATCTAGGGTTCTGTGGTTGGAGGCCAAGTGAGATGTAACCCTAGATAAAACAATTTTCTTAGAATACTTCAAGTAGAGTAAAAGTTTAACTAGCTAAATATCTTTAGGAGCTTAGctaataatttgaaaattttattgcaTCTTTCTTGGAATGTGCAAACCCTTATAATTGCGTAATtatgtttcaaattttgatttaagagttaaaaaaatagtaaagtgTGAGAATTGTTCTCAAATGATGGGGAGGTGGTGGATCCATCTCTGATTTGATGCGTCTAGCTTTAAACTTTAGTTGGGAAGAGGGATTTCAGGGTTATTTCGAGAATTGAGGAGTGACTCATCTTGTAGAACTTTAGTCACTTGATTTGGGGGTTTGTGTGTTCTTGTTCAAAACAACACTGtggaaaagggaaaacaaagtttgttcattttgttggGGCAGAAGGATATAATTGTGTTCCAGGGACAATCAAGAGAAACCATGTTTGTGGAATTGGGTACTCGCTGGAAAAAGTTTTACTCTAAAGTTTATTATCAAGAAATCTCAAGAATTATGTACtctaaccccaaggggttggcctggtGGTGGTCAAGGTTTGGGACATAGGGGGTTTAAAAgctctcaggtgctatcaactccttttgGGGCCGGTCCATGCGGAGCATTTGCTCCGGCTTTAAGTTGGGCCCCCGCTAGGGGACGGTGGGTTAATGGTCGCCTAGATCAGTTGAGGGGCGTGTAAGCTGTGGCCTGGACACCTGGTtataaggaaaaagaaattatgtTTTCAATCTGAGGTGTCTTGCAGTCTTGGcgattcaaaaaagaaaagaaaaaagagagatgtCTTGTATTTATTAGACTCTAGAGGTGTCAGTGTTTTGGGGTAGTTTTAGTTTGGGAGTAGGGGTTCTGTACCAAAAGAGAGCATTGGAAGGGAGATGTCTTAATGGTGTATGTCAATTGTTATCTTGTATTCTGTGTTTCTTTATTGTTTGTGTGGAATAATTTCGTTGCTGCGTAACAGTTTTGTCCTTCATCTTCTGATGGGGAAAACATGATACAAGTGAATTATTTGGAACCACTGATTTTTATGGTTTTGCTTTTTCTGTCTTCTCCTATAAGTATGGGTTGAGAAATAAATGTGCAAGGGGCCTAGGAAACAAAAATGAAGCATGATCTTGCATTAACCATGTCAATGGTACACATATTCCATTCTAGTGATAGTTGGGGAATACTTCATGTAAAATGTTGAAGTGGTTTTTGGTAtggtaatttcttttgaatttacTACCTTCAGTACTTAAATGGTTGAATTGAAATACAATCAACCAGGAACTTGAGTCGTTGGCAGATCCAATGAAGAAAGAAGTCTCACTTGTTCGTAAGAAGATAGATTCGATCAACAAGGAGCTAAAGCCATTGGGGC carries:
- the LOC131318376 gene encoding uncharacterized protein LOC131318376 isoform X2; amino-acid sequence: MQTTQRQGGSEQLQTLMQQTQISSGPPPPQPQLHQQISGTLSFNGTLSKEDEEMSKSALSTFRAKEEEIEKKKMEVKEKVQLQLGRIEEETRRLANIREELESLADPMKKEVSLVRKKIDSINKELKPLGQTCQKKEKEYKDALEAFNDKNKEKVQLISRLMELVSESERLRMKKLEELSKCIETFRRD
- the LOC131318376 gene encoding uncharacterized protein LOC131318376 isoform X1, with product MQTTQRQGGSEQLQTLMQQTQISSGPPPPQPQLHQQISGTLSFNGTLSKEDEEMSKSALSTFRAKEEEIEKKKMEVKEKVQLQLGRIEEETRRLANIREELESLADPMKKEVSLVRKKIDSINKELKPLGQTCQKKEKEYKDALEAFNDKNKEKVQLISRLMEVDQLVSESERLRMKKLEELSKCIETFRRD